The following are encoded together in the Nocardioides sp. Arc9.136 genome:
- a CDS encoding adenine phosphoribosyltransferase, with the protein MGSRSHVEAGRAALERLVVDVPDFPEPGVVFKDITPLLADHDGLRAVVEALADAGRDAEGRPVVDKVVGMEARGFILGAPVALALGAGFVPVRKVGKLPRDTHAVSYALEYGEATLELHRDAVAPGDRVLLVDDVLATGGTVRATRELVEACGATPVAVTVLMELGFLAGRDLVGELPVHSIAVI; encoded by the coding sequence CTGGGCAGCCGGTCGCACGTCGAGGCCGGCCGCGCCGCGCTCGAGCGGCTGGTCGTCGACGTCCCCGACTTCCCCGAGCCGGGGGTGGTCTTCAAGGACATCACCCCGCTGCTGGCCGACCACGACGGCCTCCGGGCCGTCGTGGAGGCGCTGGCCGACGCCGGCCGCGACGCCGAGGGGCGCCCGGTCGTCGACAAGGTCGTCGGGATGGAGGCGCGCGGGTTCATCCTCGGCGCCCCGGTCGCGCTGGCCCTCGGCGCGGGCTTCGTCCCGGTGCGCAAGGTGGGCAAGCTCCCGCGCGACACCCACGCGGTGTCCTACGCGCTGGAGTACGGCGAGGCGACGCTCGAGCTGCACCGCGACGCCGTCGCACCGGGGGACCGGGTGCTGCTGGTCGACGACGTGCTCGCCACCGGCGGCACCGTCCGGGCCACCCGTGAGCTGGTGGAGGCCTGCGGCGCGACGCCGGTCGCCGTCACCGTGCTGATGGAGCTGGGGTTCCTCGCCGGCCGGGACCTGGTCGGCGAGCTGCCGGTGCACAGCATCGCGGTCATCTGA
- a CDS encoding MBL fold metallo-hydrolase, translating to MLIAGFPAGPWGTNCYVAATGPGAECVVIDPGKDSADGVAEVVREHRLKPVAVLVTHGHVDHMWCVAPVAGTYDATAWIHPEDRHLLTDPMAGMSRETTRMMLGGSYEWAEPDDVRELADDQELELAGLRFLVDHTPGHTQGSVTFRTPYEQQDVSEVMFSGDLLFAGSIGRTDLPGGDHPTILRSLRDKVLTLRDDVVVLPGHGEQTSIGRERATNPYLLDLQDTDPDGAADPTSPVTRGL from the coding sequence GTGCTGATCGCCGGATTCCCCGCCGGCCCGTGGGGGACGAACTGCTACGTCGCCGCCACCGGGCCGGGCGCCGAGTGCGTCGTCATCGACCCCGGGAAGGACTCCGCGGACGGTGTCGCCGAGGTCGTCCGCGAGCACCGGCTCAAGCCCGTCGCGGTGCTGGTGACCCATGGCCACGTCGACCACATGTGGTGCGTCGCGCCCGTCGCCGGCACCTACGACGCCACCGCCTGGATCCACCCCGAGGACCGGCACCTGCTCACCGACCCGATGGCCGGCATGTCGCGCGAGACGACCAGGATGATGCTGGGCGGCAGCTACGAGTGGGCCGAGCCCGACGACGTGCGCGAGCTGGCCGACGACCAGGAGCTCGAGCTCGCCGGGCTGCGGTTCCTCGTCGACCACACCCCCGGGCACACCCAGGGCTCGGTCACCTTCCGCACGCCCTACGAGCAGCAGGACGTCAGTGAGGTCATGTTCTCCGGTGACCTGCTCTTCGCGGGCTCGATCGGGCGCACCGACCTCCCGGGCGGTGACCACCCCACCATCCTGCGCAGCCTGCGGGACAAGGTGCTCACCCTGCGCGACGACGTCGTCGTCCTCCCCGGCCACGGCGAACAGACCTCGATCGGCCGCGAGCGTGCGACCAACCCCTACCTGCTGGACCTCCAGGACACCGACCCCGACGGTGCGGCGGACCCCACCAGCCCTGTGACGCGAGGTCTCTGA
- the secF gene encoding protein translocase subunit SecF, producing the protein MGKFSRLGNELYTGRKSIDFVGRKPLWYAVSLLLVGLAIAVVLVKGLNFGIEFTGGTQYRVAVGASEATQENADALREAVADAGVEGADSPVVTTAGESLLVQVEDLGPEENDQVVSVITDTLSVDDPANDISQDEIGASWGQQVAERAAIGVAVFLALVMVFIWIYFREWKMSIAAMVALVHDIAITIGIYALSGFSVTPSAVTGLLAILGFSLYDTVVVFDKVRENTHEYRRPGQSYADAANLAVNQTLVRSINTGIVALIPIGAILWVSAVQLGASSLQDLALSQFVGMAVGVYSSVCLAPRVLVHLKSNESSVKEQERRAKARARAQADRYASVPSFADEGAASTGATAWDPEADPELVDPDLVDDEPVGERPATAPPRRPEASGRGRVVPQAKGEVRSSGAAGRQQPSRVTRSKRGKK; encoded by the coding sequence ATGGGCAAGTTCTCGCGGCTCGGCAACGAGCTCTACACCGGTCGGAAGTCGATCGACTTCGTCGGTCGCAAGCCGCTCTGGTACGCCGTCTCGCTGCTGCTCGTCGGCCTCGCGATCGCCGTCGTGCTCGTCAAGGGCCTCAACTTCGGCATCGAGTTCACCGGCGGCACCCAGTACCGCGTCGCGGTCGGCGCCTCCGAGGCGACGCAGGAGAACGCCGACGCCCTGCGCGAGGCGGTCGCCGACGCCGGCGTCGAGGGCGCGGACTCCCCGGTGGTCACGACCGCGGGCGAGTCGCTGCTCGTCCAGGTCGAGGACCTCGGCCCGGAGGAGAACGACCAGGTCGTCTCCGTCATCACCGACACGCTCTCGGTCGACGACCCGGCCAACGACATCTCCCAGGACGAGATCGGCGCGAGCTGGGGCCAGCAGGTGGCCGAGCGCGCCGCGATCGGCGTCGCGGTCTTCCTCGCGCTGGTCATGGTCTTCATCTGGATCTACTTCCGCGAGTGGAAGATGTCGATCGCGGCGATGGTGGCCCTGGTCCACGACATCGCGATCACGATCGGCATCTACGCCCTGTCGGGCTTCTCGGTGACGCCGTCGGCGGTCACCGGCCTGCTGGCGATCCTCGGCTTCTCGCTCTACGACACGGTCGTGGTCTTCGACAAGGTCCGCGAGAACACCCACGAGTACCGCCGGCCCGGCCAGTCCTACGCCGACGCGGCCAACCTCGCGGTCAACCAGACCCTGGTCCGCTCGATCAACACCGGCATCGTCGCGCTCATCCCGATCGGCGCCATCCTCTGGGTCAGCGCGGTGCAGCTGGGCGCGAGCTCGCTGCAGGACCTGGCGCTCTCGCAGTTCGTCGGCATGGCCGTCGGCGTCTACTCCTCGGTCTGCCTGGCGCCGCGCGTGCTGGTGCACCTGAAGTCGAACGAGTCGTCGGTCAAGGAGCAGGAGCGGCGCGCCAAGGCGCGGGCCCGGGCGCAGGCCGACCGGTACGCCTCCGTCCCGTCGTTCGCGGACGAGGGCGCCGCCTCCACCGGCGCCACGGCCTGGGACCCCGAGGCCGACCCCGAGCTGGTCGACCCCGACCTCGTCGACGACGAGCCGGTGGGCGAGCGGCCGGCCACCGCGCCCCCGCGGCGTCCCGAGGCGAGCGGGCGGGGTCGCGTCGTACCCCAGGCGAAGGGCGAGGTCCGCAGCAGCGGGGCCGCCGGACGCCAGCAGCCCTCCCGCGTCACCCGCTCCAAGCGCGGCAAGAAGTAG
- a CDS encoding bifunctional (p)ppGpp synthetase/guanosine-3',5'-bis(diphosphate) 3'-pyrophosphohydrolase, whose protein sequence is MRARLARMGTRSQPTNPVLEPLFRAVRANHPKADLALLERAYDVAEKMHGTQMRKSGDPYITHPLAVTTILAGIGMTEPTLVASLLHDTVEDTPYTLDQLRKDFGDEVAQLVDGVTKLDKVVYGDTAEAETIRKMIVAMSRDIRVLVIKLADRLHNMRTLRYVKQETQERKARETLDIYAPLAHRLGMNTLKWELEDLAFATLHPKIYDEIVRMVAERAPSRDQFLAEVISQVENDLREAKVKATVTGRPKHYYSIYQKMIVGGREFSDIYDLVGIRILVEEDRDCYSVLGVLHSRWNPVLGRFKDYVAMPKFNMYQSLHTTVIGPAGKPVEVQIRTFAMHRRAEYGVAAHWKYKEDGRAGLDTERRADHDDMTWVRQLLDWQSEVEDPGEFLESLRFEINRAETYVFTPRGDVIALPAGSTPVDFAYAVHTEVGHHTIGARVNGRLVPLESTLENGDVVEVFTSKSENAGPSRDWLTFVRSPRARSKIRHWFSKERREEAIEQGKEQIAKLMRKEGLPLKRLMSHESLTLAARHFNIADVSALYAAVGEGNLSAQAVVKRVIEEHGGSEAAQEDLAEAVTITGRRGRSKVAPSGGDAGVIVKGAPDVWVKLAKCCTPVPPDDILGFVTKGGGVSVHRHDCTNAASLKSQPEKLLDVEWAPTGSSTFLVNIQVEALDRARLLSDITMALSDAHVNILSANLSTTRDRVAKSRFSFEMAEAKHLDQVLKAVRGVPGVFDAYRVTA, encoded by the coding sequence ATGCGGGCCCGCCTGGCCCGGATGGGCACGCGCAGCCAGCCGACCAACCCGGTCCTCGAGCCGCTCTTCCGCGCCGTCCGGGCCAACCACCCGAAGGCCGACCTCGCGCTGCTCGAGCGCGCCTACGACGTCGCCGAGAAGATGCACGGCACGCAGATGCGCAAGAGCGGTGACCCCTACATCACCCACCCGCTCGCGGTCACCACCATCCTCGCAGGCATCGGCATGACCGAGCCGACCCTGGTCGCCTCCCTGCTCCACGACACGGTCGAGGACACGCCGTACACGCTCGACCAGCTGCGCAAGGACTTCGGCGACGAGGTCGCCCAGCTCGTCGACGGGGTGACCAAGCTCGACAAGGTCGTCTACGGCGACACCGCCGAGGCCGAGACCATCCGCAAGATGATCGTCGCGATGTCGCGCGACATCCGGGTGCTGGTCATCAAGCTCGCCGACCGCCTGCACAACATGCGGACCCTGCGCTACGTCAAGCAGGAGACCCAGGAGCGCAAGGCCCGCGAGACCCTCGACATCTACGCCCCGCTGGCCCACCGGCTGGGCATGAACACCCTCAAGTGGGAGCTGGAGGACCTCGCCTTCGCGACCCTCCACCCCAAGATCTACGACGAGATCGTGCGGATGGTCGCCGAGCGGGCGCCCTCGCGCGACCAGTTCCTCGCCGAGGTGATCAGCCAGGTCGAGAACGACCTGCGCGAGGCGAAGGTCAAGGCGACCGTCACCGGCCGGCCGAAGCACTACTACTCGATCTACCAGAAGATGATCGTGGGTGGCCGGGAGTTCTCCGACATCTACGACCTGGTCGGCATCCGCATCCTCGTCGAGGAGGACCGCGACTGCTACTCGGTCCTCGGCGTGCTGCACTCGCGCTGGAACCCGGTCCTGGGCCGGTTCAAGGACTACGTCGCGATGCCGAAGTTCAACATGTACCAGTCGCTGCACACGACGGTCATCGGCCCGGCGGGCAAGCCGGTCGAGGTGCAGATCCGGACCTTCGCGATGCACCGCCGCGCGGAGTACGGCGTCGCGGCGCACTGGAAGTACAAGGAGGACGGCCGCGCCGGCCTCGACACCGAGCGCCGAGCCGACCACGACGACATGACCTGGGTCCGGCAGCTGCTGGACTGGCAGAGCGAGGTCGAGGACCCGGGGGAGTTCCTGGAGTCGCTCCGCTTCGAGATCAACCGCGCGGAGACCTACGTCTTCACCCCGCGCGGCGACGTCATCGCGCTGCCGGCGGGGTCCACCCCGGTGGACTTCGCCTACGCCGTGCACACCGAGGTCGGGCACCACACGATCGGCGCCCGCGTCAACGGGCGGCTCGTGCCCCTGGAGTCGACGCTGGAGAACGGCGACGTCGTCGAGGTGTTCACCTCCAAGTCCGAGAACGCCGGGCCGTCGCGCGACTGGCTGACGTTCGTGCGGTCGCCGCGCGCCCGCTCCAAGATCCGGCACTGGTTCTCCAAGGAGCGGCGCGAGGAGGCGATCGAGCAGGGCAAGGAGCAGATCGCCAAGCTGATGCGCAAGGAGGGCCTGCCCCTCAAGCGGCTGATGTCGCACGAGTCGCTGACCCTCGCGGCGCGGCACTTCAACATCGCCGACGTCTCCGCGCTCTACGCCGCGGTCGGCGAGGGGAACCTGTCCGCCCAGGCGGTCGTCAAGCGGGTCATCGAGGAGCACGGCGGCAGCGAGGCGGCCCAGGAGGACCTGGCCGAGGCCGTCACCATCACCGGGCGCCGAGGCCGCTCGAAGGTGGCCCCGAGCGGCGGCGACGCCGGCGTCATCGTCAAGGGCGCGCCCGACGTGTGGGTCAAGCTCGCCAAGTGCTGCACCCCGGTCCCGCCCGACGACATCCTCGGCTTCGTCACCAAGGGCGGCGGCGTGTCGGTGCACCGCCACGACTGCACGAACGCCGCGTCGCTGAAGTCCCAGCCCGAGAAGCTGCTCGACGTCGAGTGGGCCCCCACCGGCTCCTCGACCTTCCTGGTCAACATCCAGGTCGAGGCGCTCGACCGGGCCCGGCTGCTCTCCGACATCACCATGGCGCTCTCCGACGCCCACGTGAACATCCTCAGCGCGAACCTCTCCACCACCCGCGACCGCGTCGCGAAGAGCCGCTTCAGCTTCGAGATGGCCGAGGCCAAGCACCTCGACCAGGTGCTCAAGGCCGTCCGCGGCGTCCCCGGCGTCTTCGACGCCTACCGCGTCACGGCCTGA
- a CDS encoding DUF349 domain-containing protein, whose protein sequence is MTSHEWGRVDDDGTVYVRTADGERPVGQYPEGTPEEALTFFTERYAALSFEVELLEQRVRSGVLSPEEAAESVKTVRAQVTDANAVGDLAALGGRLDALGPVIATQREARKAEKAAKSAEAKAAKEKLVGEAEKLAQGSDWRHGANRLRELLDEWKALPRIDRASDDALWRRFSSARTAYTRRRKSHFAEQNEKRDAARGIKERLVVEAEKIADSTEWGPTAGRYRDLMREWKAAGPAPKEVDDALWKRFRSAQDTFFGARDAAAAEQDQEFAANAEVKEQLLVEAEALVPVTDVEAAKRAFRDIADRWDAAGKVPRDRMKELEGRIRKVEQAIRAVEDEQWKRSDPEKSARAGDMVLKLEVAIAKVQADLDQARSTGNEKKVRELEENLASRQQFLDMARKASADFSG, encoded by the coding sequence GTGACGAGCCATGAGTGGGGCCGAGTCGATGACGACGGCACCGTCTACGTCCGGACCGCTGACGGGGAGCGCCCCGTCGGTCAGTATCCCGAGGGGACGCCGGAGGAGGCGCTGACCTTCTTCACCGAGCGGTACGCCGCCCTCTCCTTCGAGGTCGAGCTGCTGGAGCAGCGGGTGCGCTCCGGCGTGCTCTCCCCCGAGGAGGCCGCCGAGTCGGTGAAGACGGTCCGCGCCCAGGTGACCGACGCGAACGCCGTCGGCGACCTCGCCGCGCTGGGCGGTCGCCTGGACGCCCTGGGCCCCGTGATCGCCACCCAGCGCGAGGCGCGCAAGGCCGAGAAGGCGGCCAAGTCCGCGGAGGCCAAGGCCGCCAAGGAGAAGCTGGTCGGCGAGGCCGAGAAGCTGGCGCAGGGCTCGGACTGGCGTCACGGCGCCAACCGGCTCCGCGAGCTGCTCGACGAGTGGAAGGCACTCCCCCGGATCGACCGCGCGTCCGACGACGCGCTGTGGCGGCGCTTCTCCTCCGCCCGCACCGCCTACACGCGCCGCCGCAAGTCGCACTTCGCGGAGCAGAACGAGAAGCGGGACGCGGCGCGCGGCATCAAGGAGCGCCTGGTCGTCGAGGCCGAGAAGATCGCCGACTCCACCGAGTGGGGTCCCACCGCCGGCCGCTACCGCGACCTGATGCGCGAGTGGAAGGCCGCCGGCCCGGCTCCCAAGGAGGTCGACGACGCCCTCTGGAAGCGGTTCCGGTCCGCCCAGGACACCTTCTTCGGCGCCCGTGACGCCGCGGCCGCCGAGCAGGACCAGGAGTTCGCCGCCAACGCCGAGGTCAAGGAGCAGCTGCTCGTCGAGGCCGAGGCGCTGGTCCCCGTCACCGACGTCGAGGCCGCCAAGCGCGCCTTCCGCGACATCGCCGACCGCTGGGACGCAGCCGGCAAGGTCCCGCGCGACCGGATGAAGGAGCTCGAGGGCCGCATCCGCAAGGTCGAGCAGGCCATCCGCGCCGTCGAGGACGAGCAGTGGAAGCGCTCGGACCCCGAGAAGTCCGCGCGCGCCGGGGACATGGTGCTCAAGCTCGAGGTGGCGATCGCCAAGGTCCAGGCCGACCTCGACCAGGCCCGCTCCACCGGCAACGAGAAGAAGGTGCGCGAGCTCGAGGAGAACCTCGCCTCGCGCCAGCAGTTCCTCGACATGGCCCGGAAGGCGTCCGCGGACTTCTCCGGTTGA
- the hisS gene encoding histidine--tRNA ligase, whose amino-acid sequence MAKPTPLSGFPELLPEQRFVEQQVIDTLRSVFELHGFAGIETRAVEPMDQLLRKGDTSKEVYVLRRLQEADSATDSGLGLHFDLTVPFARFVLENAGKLEFPFRRYQVQKAWRGERPQDGRYREFTQADIDIVGKDELPFHHDIEVTRVMVDALSRLADPEVLGLPPFRLQVNNRKLIQGFYAGIGAPDPSEVMRLVDKLDKLPAETVRGMLVEEAGLSPEQADRCLELATIRSTDDSFVERVRALGVEDPLLEEGLGELAALLRGCASLTSDKVTIEADLSIARGLDYYTGTVFETRLEGSESLGSICSGGRYDALASDGRTTYPGVGISLGVSRVLVPLLNRGALVADRKVPSVVLVALTGEDTREESDAIATALRANGVPCEVAATAQKFGKQIRYAERRGIPYVWFTGDDGHQVKDIRTGEQVAADPATWTPRTSDHRPKVVVATGSTTPPAKEQKQ is encoded by the coding sequence ATGGCCAAGCCGACCCCGCTCAGCGGGTTCCCCGAGCTGCTCCCGGAGCAGCGCTTCGTCGAGCAGCAGGTGATCGACACCCTGCGCTCGGTCTTCGAGCTCCACGGCTTCGCCGGCATCGAGACCCGCGCGGTGGAACCGATGGACCAGCTGCTGCGCAAGGGCGACACCTCCAAGGAGGTCTACGTCCTGCGCCGGCTGCAGGAGGCCGACAGCGCCACCGACTCCGGCCTGGGCCTGCACTTCGACCTCACCGTGCCGTTCGCGCGGTTCGTGCTGGAGAACGCCGGCAAGCTGGAGTTCCCCTTCCGTCGCTACCAGGTGCAGAAGGCCTGGCGCGGCGAGCGGCCCCAGGACGGGCGCTACCGCGAGTTCACCCAGGCCGACATCGACATCGTCGGCAAGGACGAGCTGCCGTTCCACCACGACATCGAGGTCACGCGCGTCATGGTCGACGCGCTCTCGCGCCTCGCCGACCCCGAGGTGCTCGGCCTGCCGCCGTTCCGCCTGCAGGTCAACAACCGCAAGCTGATCCAGGGTTTCTACGCCGGCATCGGCGCGCCGGACCCCTCCGAGGTCATGCGGCTGGTCGACAAGCTCGACAAGCTGCCGGCCGAGACCGTGCGGGGGATGCTCGTCGAGGAGGCCGGGCTGTCGCCGGAGCAGGCGGACCGCTGCCTGGAGCTGGCGACGATCCGCAGCACCGACGACTCGTTCGTCGAGCGGGTCCGGGCGCTCGGCGTGGAGGACCCGCTGCTGGAGGAGGGCCTCGGCGAGCTCGCCGCCCTGCTCCGCGGCTGCGCGTCGCTCACGAGCGACAAGGTCACCATCGAGGCCGACCTCTCCATCGCGCGCGGGCTCGACTACTACACCGGCACCGTATTCGAGACCCGCCTCGAGGGCAGCGAGTCCCTCGGCTCGATCTGCTCGGGCGGTCGCTACGACGCGCTCGCGAGCGACGGCCGCACGACGTACCCCGGCGTCGGGATCTCCCTCGGCGTGAGCCGGGTGCTGGTGCCGCTGCTGAACCGCGGCGCCCTCGTCGCGGACCGCAAGGTGCCCTCGGTCGTGCTCGTCGCGCTGACCGGCGAGGACACCCGCGAGGAGTCCGACGCCATCGCGACGGCGCTGCGCGCGAACGGCGTGCCCTGCGAGGTCGCCGCGACCGCGCAGAAGTTCGGCAAGCAGATCCGGTACGCCGAGCGCCGAGGCATCCCGTACGTCTGGTTCACCGGCGACGACGGCCACCAGGTCAAGGACATCCGTACGGGGGAGCAGGTCGCCGCGGACCCGGCCACCTGGACCCCTCGCACCTCCGACCACCGACCGAAGGTCGTGGTCGCGACCGGCTCGACCACCCCACCAGCCAAGGAGCAGAAGCAGTGA
- the aspS gene encoding aspartate--tRNA ligase codes for MIRTHDAGALRAEHVGQTVTLAGWVANRRDHGGVAFIDLREASGVVQVVIRDEEVAHQLRAEYCLKVTGEVTARKEGNENPNLATGAVEVVATTVEVLSAAAPLPFPISDHVEVGEEVRLKHRYLDLRRSGPAAAIRLRSKVNKAARDVLDRHDFVEIETPTLTRSTPEGARDFLVPARLHPGSWYALPQSPQLFKQLLMVGGMERYYQIARCYRDEDFRADRQPEFTQLDIEMSFVEQEDVIALMEDVLAAMWALIDVKIPRPIPRMTYAEAMAKYGSDKPDLRMGNELVECTDYFKDTPFRVFQAEYVGAVVMPGGASQPRKQLDAWQEWAKQRGARGLAYVLVQEDGTLGGPVAKNITEEEKAGLAAHVGAQPGDCIFFAAGATKSSRALLGAARLEIGRRCGLIDESAFAFTWVVDAPLFEPASEAVASGDVAVGGGAWTAVHHAFTSPKPEFLDTLEDNPGEALAYAYDIVCNGSELGGGSIRIHREDVQKRVFSVMGIGEEEAQEKFGFLLDAFKYGAPPHGGIAIGMDRICAILAGADSIRDVIAFPKSGGGFDPLTAAPAPITPAQRKEAGVDAAPAEETGSPA; via the coding sequence GTGATCCGCACCCATGACGCCGGCGCCCTCCGCGCCGAGCACGTCGGCCAGACCGTCACCCTCGCCGGGTGGGTGGCCAACCGACGCGATCACGGGGGCGTCGCCTTCATCGACCTCCGCGAGGCCAGTGGTGTCGTCCAGGTGGTCATCCGCGACGAGGAGGTGGCCCACCAGCTGCGCGCCGAGTACTGCCTCAAGGTGACCGGCGAGGTGACCGCGCGCAAGGAGGGCAACGAGAACCCGAACCTGGCCACCGGTGCCGTCGAGGTCGTCGCGACCACCGTCGAGGTGCTCAGCGCCGCCGCGCCGCTGCCGTTCCCGATCAGCGACCACGTCGAGGTGGGCGAGGAGGTCCGGCTCAAGCACCGCTACCTCGACCTGCGCCGCTCCGGCCCGGCCGCCGCGATCCGCCTGCGCAGCAAGGTCAACAAGGCCGCGCGCGACGTGCTGGACCGCCACGACTTCGTCGAGATCGAGACCCCGACGCTCACCCGGAGCACCCCCGAGGGCGCCCGCGACTTCCTCGTGCCTGCCCGCCTGCACCCGGGCAGCTGGTACGCCCTGCCGCAGAGCCCGCAGCTGTTCAAGCAGCTGCTGATGGTCGGCGGCATGGAGCGCTACTACCAGATCGCGCGCTGCTACCGCGACGAGGACTTCCGCGCCGACCGCCAGCCGGAGTTCACCCAGCTCGACATCGAGATGTCCTTCGTCGAGCAGGAGGACGTCATCGCGCTGATGGAGGACGTCCTCGCCGCGATGTGGGCGCTCATCGACGTCAAGATCCCGCGCCCGATCCCGCGGATGACCTACGCCGAGGCGATGGCGAAGTACGGCTCGGACAAGCCGGACCTGCGGATGGGCAACGAGCTCGTCGAGTGCACCGACTACTTCAAGGACACCCCGTTCCGCGTCTTCCAGGCGGAGTACGTCGGCGCGGTCGTCATGCCGGGCGGCGCGAGCCAGCCCCGCAAGCAGCTCGACGCGTGGCAGGAGTGGGCCAAGCAGCGCGGCGCCCGCGGGCTGGCCTACGTGCTCGTCCAGGAGGACGGCACCCTCGGCGGCCCGGTCGCCAAGAACATCACCGAGGAGGAGAAGGCCGGCCTGGCCGCGCACGTGGGCGCCCAGCCGGGCGACTGCATCTTCTTCGCCGCCGGCGCCACCAAGTCCAGCCGCGCCCTGCTGGGTGCCGCGCGCCTCGAGATCGGCCGGCGCTGCGGGCTGATCGACGAGTCGGCGTTCGCCTTCACCTGGGTGGTCGACGCACCTCTCTTCGAGCCGGCCAGCGAAGCGGTCGCCAGCGGCGACGTCGCGGTCGGCGGGGGAGCGTGGACCGCGGTCCACCACGCCTTCACCAGCCCCAAGCCAGAGTTCCTCGACACCCTCGAGGACAACCCCGGCGAGGCGCTCGCCTACGCCTACGACATCGTCTGCAACGGCAGCGAGCTCGGCGGCGGGTCCATCCGGATCCACCGCGAGGACGTCCAGAAGCGCGTCTTCTCCGTCATGGGCATCGGCGAGGAGGAGGCGCAGGAGAAGTTCGGCTTCCTGCTCGACGCCTTCAAGTACGGCGCGCCCCCGCACGGCGGCATCGCCATCGGCATGGACCGCATCTGCGCGATCCTCGCCGGTGCGGACTCCATCCGCGACGTCATCGCCTTCCCGAAGTCGGGTGGCGGGTTCGACCCGCTGACGGCCGCCCCTGCGCCGATCACGCCTGCCCAGCGCAAGGAAGCCGGTGTCGACGCCGCTCCGGCGGAGGAAACCGGTTCCCCGGCCTGA